Part of the Juglans regia cultivar Chandler chromosome 14, Walnut 2.0, whole genome shotgun sequence genome, TTGGTCGGTGTTCTGAATTAGCCACATGACCATTCAACCAGCCTAATCAAACATATGAATAATTCTTAGATGACTAAATTGCATGGAATTGACTCTGGACTCATTActtgttgaaaattttggaattcatgattttgatgcagatttaACAGTTGGGCTACTTGTCTCGTATTTTGTACAAAAACctatgttggatttttttttcttcaatctgagtaatcatgattttttttaaaaataaaaaataaaaatcatgattttatactGCCATCTGGGGTCCATTGCTAATCATTGGGCACCCAGATCTTTCTTATTGGTGAATGGTCAACACGATGATCCATCTTAAATCCTTGCTTCTCTTCCTTTCATTCCAGCTAAATTTGTAATTTCCATACACCTTTTGAGGAGTAGAGATGCTGATACTTCCACAAAATTAGACACCCAAAAGTGGTATAGCAGGAAAACAATTGatattataaacttaatttCCTTGCTTAGAGGATAATCAATGATTTAATGCAGTTAATCAAAACCTTTAAAGAGAATAATCAATGCTTGGATTTGATCCAGACCAATTACCTTTCCACATATGGTAGGAAAGGAACTCGTAAAGAGTACTCATGTTTGATGAAGCGCAAGATCCATGGATACTGTAATCTAAGCCTTTACATATCTTTACATTAGAACAACATGCTTGCTGTAAGGTTTATTGGGAACAAAAGTTGCAGTACTtgaaaaaacaaagatttttatCTAACTCGTGTATATTTCTCTATTTGCATCAAAACCCTTTTTTAGGCCAATCATTGGCATCATAAAAAGCCCACAAAGGTAGTAGATGAACACAACATGAACTATTTCCATCCAATCTCTCtagggctctctctctctgtgtatatatatatatgtgtatatatatatatatatatatatatatatatatgtagtccTCCTCAATAATGCTGGTCAtgtataactaaaatatataactagtctgaaaataaaataattaatctcTCCATCTCTTTCTATACCCTCTATAGTTTAAACAGCAAATTAGTTAGACTTTTTGATAAACAAGGATCCAATTTGAAAGATTAGTCATCAGGTTTCTGGCAAAGGAAACACTGTTTAGAGCATGGAAAGCAATCAAAACCAGGGCTCTGATGATGCAGGAATCACAAGCATTTAACAAGAAACAAGATGACAACAGTACTCAGTCTGCCATGAACCTGCTTCAACTCAGGACTGTAGAGGGACAACAGAAATTTCTATTAATGGAAAGGAATCTTAATGTAGCATGGAGGTATTAGGTGATGACAGGGAATGGATGTTGACCCATCAACAAAGGGGATAATACCAATCAAATACATGTCAATAGCAAGGATTATATAATACAAGTGGGTTATTATTCTAATGTTATGGTTGAAATGGTACGAGCAGAAccttcaaataataattaaatagctctccctctctctactTGTCAAAAGTAAACTCAAATCACTCTTTCGGGGGGAGTAAACGGGATTAAGAGAACATCATTTTTAGAGCTTTTCGTTTGATCTTCTTTTACCATCGTTTGTGAAAGATAACCTTGTCTTATCTCCTATTCATTGTTGAATTCTTATTGTTCTTTAtccatatatgtatttttctgcTGCAAGATTACTTGCAGCTCCGCAGAGACCTATAAAGGAACCAATCACAGAACACAGGCggttaggagagagagagtggagtaGGACTTGGTGATTCTAGTGGGTTCTTGCCATAGACCCCACCCTTAtatctgtttgttttgtttatttttcactttctgTTGTTTTTGAAGCCCCCACACAGGCAAGAGGGGCCTGAGTCAGGGCTGCAAGGACAAGAGTTTCTGTACCGTGGGATGAGTTCCAAAGTCTgataaatatttacaatttacatGAGAGGGTGATAAAGCAGCCTAAACAGACTAATCACTCAGGTTTTCTTCTTagagaaggagaaaagaaaCAGACAGCAACACCCCGAATGAAAGATCAAAAGGTGCAAAAGAAGAGATAATATATCTGAGAAAAAGACTCGACCACCGGCCTCTTGAGGCTACTTAAAAATACTTTGACAAGATATCTTCGATccttcgctctctctctctctctctctctctctcagcgcTTGCTTTTGGTGCGAATAAGAATTCCTCTTGCAACTTCCAACACAAACTGAGGTAAACCAGAGGTGAATTCTTGGAAATAGTTCTCCAAGTCCTCTGCTTTTGTTCTTATGGCTTTTGGTTTCTGCAACGTTTTACCTTTCAGTTCCTTCTTGGATGAAAATGAGAATGGTCTGAGGTGGTCTTGCATGGCGAGCCATAGAGTTGGCCCAGTTGGGGAGACTGGTTTATCCGACTCAGGACCTTCGAATCCGCATGTCCCTTATTCAGTTTTTCATGGAAGTAATGTTCCTACAAGTTTCATGTATGTGAGACAACATCTTTCATTGTTCAGCCAAAATTTCTCTAGTAATGCAAAATCTTATATTATCTACCAAAACTagtttccttcatttttcttaaaaaaaacttgGAATTGGGTTTGTTGCTTATCTGCTCATACCTGACGTGGGTCATTtaattctctttttcttgtttaGCAATCAAGAAGGATCTGCTTTCGATTTTCGAGAGCTAGAAGAAGCAATTGTGCTACAAGGAGTTAAGATAAGAAATGATGAAGCTAAAGCACGTATGCTCCTTTCTCTAAGCTatcatttctccttttttctGACGTATGATTGGAATAACCAACTCCTAAaagcatagagagagagagagagagagagagagagagagaggtttgaaTATGTCTGCAGAAGGCACAGGAGGGGGGGTTACCATTTCCAATACTGTGATGATTCAGAGACGAGGGACTCGAGTGGCGTGAGGCTACAAACTTAGAAACCTGACCTCCCCAGCATGATTTTTACTGACTCCATAACTGCTGAAAAGGGGGATTAGGTTCCTCCACCTTTCGAAAATTTGAAAGTCTTAAAGAGTATTTATTTTGGTGATCCTCTGAAGATTTGGCTTTTGTGATTCTTGCAGCTTTATTCACAGGCAGGCCTGCAGCTACTCTGGAAATGTTCCCTTCATGGCCAATGAGATTCCAGACCACTCCAAGAGTAGTAGTAGCATCTAACTTTTCTCCATCCTTGACCAATCTATTGTCATATGGGGTTCTAGATTAGCATGCTTAAAAGTTCAACCACAGTACAGCATCCCAACCATTTCGCTTTCACGagacaaattttcaaaaatctcgtTTGAAAAAGTTAGGACTTCTTTAAGTTCATTTAAATTGTTTGGGATGATTGGCTATTCCAATTCACAAACCGAGTCTATTGTGGGGACTATGATTATTTTTGGAATGATTCCTTGCATACCCCCCGTTTGAAggattttttggtttgttttacaTCAGGGAAGTTCAAAATCAGGGGGCGAGAGCACTGACTCAGGATCAGCAGTGAACACTTTCTCAAGCAAAGCTGAGGTCCAGTTGGAATCAGAATCCCCTATTAGTAACAAGGCATCTTCCTCAGATCATCAGGCTTTTGATCATCAGAAGCATCTGCAgcttcaacaacaacaaatacaGCAAGAGATGGCAAATGATAGATCAAGAGCAGGACCATCACAGAATCAATCAGATGTCAAAGCACCCCAAGAAAAGGTTTTTAAACTACTACTTTCAACTGTTAGTCTTCCAGTTAGTTCTCTCTCTTCCCATATCCCCAAAACTCTGGAAAAAGTCGGTatctttattgttatttttactgttttgatctctccctctcttggcATATCTTCGTATACAACAGCACAGATCCCAACAACTCTGAACAAATCAAAGTGCAGAGTTTCCCTGATTTCTGAACGATTTTCTGATGAATCATGTCTGacctggaagagagagagagagtactgtGCACAGAAAAAGCAAAGCGAGAATCTTCACAGTAGTTTCTACAGTTTTCTCATTAGAATAGTGACCCACTGTTGCTCAGTCCCTATAAATCAAACGACACTTCATGTTTAAAGCCTTGAATCAGTTTTGGAATTAGGAACCGAATCACAAAACTCACCAAACTCAAGTGCAAACCTTCTTATTTGTAGCCTTACATAAGTTTTGGGATTAGAACAAACCACAAGATCAAAACATCAAACACAAATGGCAGATAAGGATGTCTTTTGCTACCCTTATTATGTCGATGATCACTTGCCTCATCAAGAGCAGTGCTCCAATCTGTATCAGAATGCAGAAATGCTTCCAAGATATTCTGTGAGCTCTCTAATAATCACCCACGAAATTATCTTCTAATTATTTCGTTTTTTTCTTCCCATTCACCAAAGTCTAGTTGCTGAATAAACttcatataaaagaaagaaaaatcaaataaaaatattttcttctttttcgtcCCCAGCAATTAAGATTAGCTAAAGAATCTGAAAATGTTTTAGTTCAGTTAGTATTTctatatgttttattattacGGGCTATTCCCATATTGCATAGattttctcatcatttgatatttttcatataatcttttcCTTAATTATTTGCAGAGGAAGGGATCAGGTGGTTCAAGTTCAACGTCAGAGAAACAACTGGACGCTAAGGTCCTGTAATAcacttgtatttttctttctttacaaaaatttcatACTTAATTAGTGTTGAGATTTTGAGCATTTCTTTCAGACATTGAGACGTTTAGCTCAAAACAGAGAGGCTGCAAGGAAAAGCCGCCTCAGGAAAAAGGTATGTTTGTCAAAAACTTTGCTGGGAATTCTTCAACTTTGAGGTTGAAACGTTATAAGAATGATGACAAAACATGAAAACCCTCTAAATTCTTAGAATCCTTCCTACacatgcatctctctctctctctctatcaaaaCAGGCTTATGTGCAACAGCTAGAGTCAAGTAGAATGAAGCTTACTCATATTGAACAAGACCTGCAAAGAGCACGCGCACAGGTTTTAATATTAGAgcatttgtgaaatttatataaattattattatttcaatttattgacaagattaattaagataattatttttgggttgtctaaataataaatagggGCTATTCTTGGGTGGTTGTGGTGGTGCTGGTGGAAATCTCAGCTCTGGTGAGTTTTCTTAAAGATACATGGTTATACATAGTTCATGAAGCTGGTAATTAATTtgctttaaaataaaagatttctggaaattaaatcaattaaaaGCATTAATGCCCTTTTGTCATGTATTTTGTAAGAAAGAAAGCCATGTGGTGGCCAGTGATTAGGTAAAAGGGGGATTGCGTGTAAAATAATGCCAACATAAAGTAGAACTTGACCATACCAGCGTCCAGATCAACTGGAAAatgctcttttttctttgtttttgtttttttttttcacaaaaactaGGCACAGACACCACCATTTACTATATTATATGAGAAGtgttacaattaaaatattatataaaaataaatttataaattgattttcatatgatttaatattagatttgttttataataaatataataattttacaatctaataaattatatcagtttataaaattatttttatttaatttttttgtgactagaatatttttttatattattttttttttttaccgacATTTGAAATATGAAACTATTCAACgaatttgattatatatttcGCCGACTTTTCCAAATTCGACTAAAAAAAACCCTTTTCCTgtctctttctctttatttttttcaaatttcaaacaatatttttaaatctcgTGAGGTTGTTTGGCTTttctcaaacatatatatatataaaagacatcattatattttgttcaactttcTGTGAATTATTGATCCAATAAGGTGACAACTTTTCCACTTATAGCAACATAAAAAGCgctttaataatatataaattaatgcaAATTATTCTTGACATTCATATCATTGCTATCTAATTTGTGGttctattaattaacatatatcaCATGATTGAAGATAAtccttatatataaatatatatagttgtgattgtgattataatatattaatatataaaaatattgctGTATCGATTTTGTTGTAGGAGCTGCAATATTTGACATGGAATACGC contains:
- the LOC108985859 gene encoding transcription factor TGA9-like isoform X2, with product MAFGFCNVLPFSSFLDENENGLRWSCMASHRVGPVGETGLSDSGPSNPHVPYSVFHGSNVPTSFINQEGSAFDFRELEEAIVLQGVKIRNDEAKAPLFTGRPAATLEMFPSWPMRFQTTPRVGSSKSGGESTDSGSAVNTFSSKAEVQLESESPISNKASSSDHQAFDHQKHLQLQQQQIQQEMANDRSRAGPSQNQSDVKAPQEKRKGSGGSSSTSEKQLDAKTLRRLAQNREAARKSRLRKKAYVQQLESSRMKLTHIEQDLQRARAQGLFLGGCGGAGGNLSSGAAIFDMEYARWLEDDHRLMAELRTGLHAHLSDGDLRLIVEGYISHYDEIFRLKGVAAKSDVFHVITGLWMTPAERCFLWIGGFRPSDLIKMLIGQLEPLTEQQLVGIYRLQQSTQQAEEALSQGQEQLQQSLIETIAAAGPVIDGMQQMVVALGKLSNLEGFVRQADNLRQQTLHQLRHVLTIRQAARCFLVIGEYYGRLRALSSLWASRPRESLMSEDHNSCQTTATDHLQIVHQSAHNHFSTF
- the LOC108985859 gene encoding transcription factor TGA9-like isoform X3 yields the protein MAFGFCNVLPFSSFLDENENGLRWSCMASHRVGPVGETGLSDSGPSNPHVPYSVFHGSNVPTSFINQEGSAFDFRELEEAIVLQGVKIRNDEAKAPLFTGRPAATLEMFPSWPMRFQTTPRGSSKSGGESTDSGSAVNTFSSKAEVQLESESPISNKASSSDHQAFDHQKHLQLQQQQIQQEMANDRSRAGPSQNQSDVKAPQEKRKGSGGSSSTSEKQLDAKTLRRLAQNREAARKSRLRKKAYVQQLESSRMKLTHIEQDLQRARAQGLFLGGCGGAGGNLSSGAAIFDMEYARWLEDDHRLMAELRTGLHAHLSDGDLRLIVEGYISHYDEIFRLKGVAAKSDVFHVITGLWMTPAERCFLWIGGFRPSDLIKMLIGQLEPLTEQQLVGIYRLQQSTQQAEEALSQGQEQLQQSLIETIAAAGPVIDGMQQMVVALGKLSNLEGFVRQADNLRQQTLHQLRHVLTIRQAARCFLVIGEYYGRLRALSSLWASRPRESLMSEDHNSCQTTATDHLQIVHQSAHNHFSTF
- the LOC108985859 gene encoding transcription factor TGA9-like isoform X1 yields the protein MAFGFCNVLPFSSFLDENENGLRWSCMASHRVGPVGETGLSDSGPSNPHVPYSVFHGSNVPTSFINQEGSAFDFRELEEAIVLQGVKIRNDEAKAPLFTGRPAATLEMFPSWPMRFQTTPRVVGSSKSGGESTDSGSAVNTFSSKAEVQLESESPISNKASSSDHQAFDHQKHLQLQQQQIQQEMANDRSRAGPSQNQSDVKAPQEKRKGSGGSSSTSEKQLDAKTLRRLAQNREAARKSRLRKKAYVQQLESSRMKLTHIEQDLQRARAQGLFLGGCGGAGGNLSSGAAIFDMEYARWLEDDHRLMAELRTGLHAHLSDGDLRLIVEGYISHYDEIFRLKGVAAKSDVFHVITGLWMTPAERCFLWIGGFRPSDLIKMLIGQLEPLTEQQLVGIYRLQQSTQQAEEALSQGQEQLQQSLIETIAAAGPVIDGMQQMVVALGKLSNLEGFVRQADNLRQQTLHQLRHVLTIRQAARCFLVIGEYYGRLRALSSLWASRPRESLMSEDHNSCQTTATDHLQIVHQSAHNHFSTF
- the LOC108985859 gene encoding transcription factor TGA9-like isoform X4, which codes for MASHRVGPVGETGLSDSGPSNPHVPYSVFHGSNVPTSFINQEGSAFDFRELEEAIVLQGVKIRNDEAKAPLFTGRPAATLEMFPSWPMRFQTTPRVVGSSKSGGESTDSGSAVNTFSSKAEVQLESESPISNKASSSDHQAFDHQKHLQLQQQQIQQEMANDRSRAGPSQNQSDVKAPQEKRKGSGGSSSTSEKQLDAKTLRRLAQNREAARKSRLRKKAYVQQLESSRMKLTHIEQDLQRARAQGLFLGGCGGAGGNLSSGAAIFDMEYARWLEDDHRLMAELRTGLHAHLSDGDLRLIVEGYISHYDEIFRLKGVAAKSDVFHVITGLWMTPAERCFLWIGGFRPSDLIKMLIGQLEPLTEQQLVGIYRLQQSTQQAEEALSQGQEQLQQSLIETIAAAGPVIDGMQQMVVALGKLSNLEGFVRQADNLRQQTLHQLRHVLTIRQAARCFLVIGEYYGRLRALSSLWASRPRESLMSEDHNSCQTTATDHLQIVHQSAHNHFSTF